A part of Chanos chanos chromosome 9, fChaCha1.1, whole genome shotgun sequence genomic DNA contains:
- the LOC115820358 gene encoding 26S proteasome non-ATPase regulatory subunit 4-like isoform X1: MVLESTMVCVDNSEYMRNGDFLPTRLQAQQDAVNIVCHSKTRSNPENNVGLITMANNCEVLTTLTPDTGRILSKLHAVQPRGTISFCTGIRVAHLALKHRQGKNHKMRIIAFVGSPVEDNEKDLVKMAKRLKKEKVNVDIINFGEEEMNTEKLTAFVNTLNGKEGTGSHLVTVPPGPSLADALLSSPILEGEGGTMMGLGASDFEFGVDPSADPELALALRVSMEEQRARQEEEARRAAVASAAEAGVTTPTVDESDDALLKMSVAQSSGGGGGTAVLPDFSRMTEDEQIAYALQMSMQGSGQEFTGAESMDTDAGAAVNTESAKDEEDYDVMQDPEFLQSVLENLPGVDPNNEAIRDAMGSLATRGGAKPPAGKKDEEKKK; encoded by the exons ATGGTGCTTGAAAGTACTATGGTTTG CGTGGACAACAGTGAGTACATGCGCAATGGGGATTTCTTACCGACCAGACTACAGGCGCAGCAGGATGCTGTCAATATCGTGTGTCACTCAAAGACGCGCAGCAACCCTGAGAACAACGTGGGCCTTATTACAATGGCCAA tAACTGTGAGGTGTTGACCACTCTAACCCCCGACACGGGAAGGATTCTGTCCAAGCTTCACGCTGTGCAACCCAGGGGAACCATCAGTTTCTGTACAGGCATCAGAGTAGCACac TTGgctctgaaacacagacaggggaaGAACCATAAAATGAGAATCATCGCCTTCGTGGGCTCTCCAGTGGAGGACAATGAGAAAGAT CTGGTGAAAATGGCCAAACGTCTGAAGAAGGAGAAAGTCAATGTGGACATTATTAACTTTGGGGAGGAG GAAATGAACACGGAGAAATTGACTGCGTTTGTGAACACTCTGAATGGAAAAGAGGGCACCGGCTCCCACCTGGTGACTGTACCCCCTGGTCCCAGCCTGGCCGACGCCCTGCTCTCCTCACCCATcctggagggggagggaggcaCAATGATGGGCCTGGGTGCCAGTGACTTTGAGTTTGGGGTGGACCCCAGCGCAGACCCCGAACTGGCACTG gccctgAGGGTGTCTATGGAGGAGCAGAGAGCGcggcaggaggaggaggcgcGCAGGGCGGCGGTGGCCTCCGCAGCGGAGGCCGGAGTAACAACCCCGACCGTGGacg AATCGGACGACGCCCTGCTGAAGATGTCCGTGGCCCAGTCGAGCGGCGGCGGCGGTGGCACCGCGGTTCTGCCCGATTTCAGCCGCATGACAGAAGACGAGCAGATCGCCTACGCCCTGCAAATGTCCATGCAGGGAAGTGGACAGG AGTTCACTGGGGCAGAATCTATGGACACGGATGCAGGAGCGGCTGTAAACACTGAGAGTGCTAAG gatgAGGAAGATTATGATGTAATGCAGGATCCAGAGTTCCTACAGAGCGTTCTAGAGAACCTCCCAGGCGTCGACCCAAACAACGAGGCCATTCGGGATGCCATGGGCTCCTTGGCAACCAGGGGCGGAGCCAAACCACCAGCAGGGAAGAAagatgaggagaagaagaaatga
- the LOC115820358 gene encoding 26S proteasome non-ATPase regulatory subunit 4-like isoform X2: MVLESTMVCVDNSEYMRNGDFLPTRLQAQQDAVNIVCHSKTRSNPENNVGLITMANNCEVLTTLTPDTGRILSKLHAVQPRGTISFCTGIRVAHLALKHRQGKNHKMRIIAFVGSPVEDNEKDLVKMAKRLKKEKVNVDIINFGEEEMNTEKLTAFVNTLNGKEGTGSHLVTVPPGPSLADALLSSPILEGEGGTMMGLGASDFEFGVDPSADPELALALRVSMEEQRARQEEEARRAAVASAAEAGVTTPTVDGEAESDDALLKMSVAQSSGGGGGTAVLPDFSRMTEDEQIAYALQMSMQGSGQEFTGAESMDTDAGAAVNTESAKDEEDYDVMQDPEFLQSVLENLPGVDPNNEAIRDAMGSLATRGGAKPPAGKKDEEKKK; encoded by the exons ATGGTGCTTGAAAGTACTATGGTTTG CGTGGACAACAGTGAGTACATGCGCAATGGGGATTTCTTACCGACCAGACTACAGGCGCAGCAGGATGCTGTCAATATCGTGTGTCACTCAAAGACGCGCAGCAACCCTGAGAACAACGTGGGCCTTATTACAATGGCCAA tAACTGTGAGGTGTTGACCACTCTAACCCCCGACACGGGAAGGATTCTGTCCAAGCTTCACGCTGTGCAACCCAGGGGAACCATCAGTTTCTGTACAGGCATCAGAGTAGCACac TTGgctctgaaacacagacaggggaaGAACCATAAAATGAGAATCATCGCCTTCGTGGGCTCTCCAGTGGAGGACAATGAGAAAGAT CTGGTGAAAATGGCCAAACGTCTGAAGAAGGAGAAAGTCAATGTGGACATTATTAACTTTGGGGAGGAG GAAATGAACACGGAGAAATTGACTGCGTTTGTGAACACTCTGAATGGAAAAGAGGGCACCGGCTCCCACCTGGTGACTGTACCCCCTGGTCCCAGCCTGGCCGACGCCCTGCTCTCCTCACCCATcctggagggggagggaggcaCAATGATGGGCCTGGGTGCCAGTGACTTTGAGTTTGGGGTGGACCCCAGCGCAGACCCCGAACTGGCACTG gccctgAGGGTGTCTATGGAGGAGCAGAGAGCGcggcaggaggaggaggcgcGCAGGGCGGCGGTGGCCTCCGCAGCGGAGGCCGGAGTAACAACCCCGACCGTGGacggtgag GCAGAATCGGACGACGCCCTGCTGAAGATGTCCGTGGCCCAGTCGAGCGGCGGCGGCGGTGGCACCGCGGTTCTGCCCGATTTCAGCCGCATGACAGAAGACGAGCAGATCGCCTACGCCCTGCAAATGTCCATGCAGGGAAGTGGACAGG AGTTCACTGGGGCAGAATCTATGGACACGGATGCAGGAGCGGCTGTAAACACTGAGAGTGCTAAG gatgAGGAAGATTATGATGTAATGCAGGATCCAGAGTTCCTACAGAGCGTTCTAGAGAACCTCCCAGGCGTCGACCCAAACAACGAGGCCATTCGGGATGCCATGGGCTCCTTGGCAACCAGGGGCGGAGCCAAACCACCAGCAGGGAAGAAagatgaggagaagaagaaatga